The genomic stretch TCGTCCGTTGAGTTCGGCCCGCTCGCTTTTATCCATGTCGTTGCCCCAACACCGCAGGGCACTTTTGGGTGACATGGACTAGAGGGCGTATTTGACGACGATATAGAGCAAAATCAGGGCAGCCGCGCCGGCGCCGACAATCAATCCAAGGCGCTTCTCGATGAACTCCTTGATCGACTCACCATAGCGGCGCAGCAGCCAGGCAAGCAGCAGGAAACGAGCGCCGCGCGCCAGGATGGCCGAGACGATGAAGACAACAAGATTGACGTGAAGCGCTCCGGCCAGAATGGTGACCACCTTGATCGGCGGCAGGTGCGCAACGCCGGATGTGACGAGCAGCAGCAGCATCAGCCCGGTGCCGGACGACTGCCACTTCTCGAATGTGGCAAGGCCACCGAAGTGCTCCAGCATCGGCCGGGCTATCGTGTCGTAGGCATAGTAGCCGATCAGCCAGCCGGCAATGCCGCCCAGTACGGACGCAACTGTGGCGGTCAGCGCGTAGCGATAGGCGCGTTGGGGCCGCGCCAACGCCATGGGCAGG from Mesorhizobium sp. NZP2077 encodes the following:
- a CDS encoding YqaA family protein, translated to MLRGLYDWTLSLAARKSAEWWLAFIAFVESSVFFIPADVLFLPMALARPQRAYRYALTATVASVLGGIAGWLIGYYAYDTIARPMLEHFGGLATFEKWQSSGTGLMLLLLVTSGVAHLPPIKVVTILAGALHVNLVVFIVSAILARGARFLLLAWLLRRYGESIKEFIEKRLGLIVGAGAAALILLYIVVKYAL